TATGCTAGTTGAACAAGGTATGATCCAAtgaaagtcaaatgatatttatataagcaaagcacaaaagaaaaaatacctTGCCGGCCTCATAAGAAACCACTCTCTTCTCCGCTAGATCACATTTGTTACCCACCAAAAGCTTGTTCACATTTTCACTGGCATACCTGTCAATTTCATTCAGCCACTGCTTGACATTGTTGAAGCTCTCCTGATCAGTCACATCATAAACAACCTACAGAACATTCATTACATAAGTACCAAGCACAGGGATTAATCCATCGGAAACGGATAATGATAAATGTGAAGAGAGCTCACAATGATCCCGTGGGCACCACGGTAGTAGCTGCTCGTAATGGTCCTGAATCGTTCTTGACCAGCAGTGTCCCactaaagaagaaaaataagttgGCATATCAGAGCTAAAGTTTTCCAGCTGGTCTGGATTCTGGAAACCAGCATATATCCCACTTACAATTTGCAGCTTTATTGTCTTCCCATCTTGCTCGACAGTACGGATTTTCTAGCAGATCAAGCATGGAGTGAAAAGGCTATACAGGAGAAACAAGGCTCTTTCAAGCATGTATTTATGCACACAGAGAAATTGAACTTACAAAATCAACACCGATAGTACTGATATAGCTCTCCAGATATGAATCATCCTGCAAAGCGAATAAGATAGATCCTTAGGTCAAGGCTAGGAGAATTAACTAAATTATGAGCTGCCATGGCAGCTGATCTCTAGAAGTTAATGCCCTACAGCCCTAGATTGCCCCTTGACCATCATTACTGGTTTACTTTCTCTCAGAATCATTGTTGAGAAATGAGGACATTGAAAACAGAAACATGACTAAATCATTCTTTGTTTTTGGAAGCCTCTACCTACTACCTAAATCAGTCTCTGCAAGGTTGTTTGTTATTTACTTTAGAAATGCTGTGATGCAAAACTACAGTAAACTGAGATGCCACGAAACTCATCAAAACGTCCAAAACACCTCAATCTCTTTTGAAATTGTTTGCTGAAACTGCCCAAGGCAGAACAACATTCAGCTAACTGATCTAAGAATAAtatctactacctccgtttcataatgtaagacgttCTAGCGcatcctaaattcatatagatatcaatgaatctagacatatatataaacaatatacattggttaatagatgaatctaagcatagctaaaacgtcttacattatgaaacagagggagtaatcaTTATTTCTATGATTTCCTGAAAGATAGCATGCAGCTCCTGACAGGGTCATATGCCAAGAGATAGAACACCCAACAGAGGAACTTATCCTGCAAACTCAAGTCCTGCGATTCTGCCAGCATTGTTTTGTCTGGATCAACGAACACATCTAAGAAGTAAAGCAACAGTATCATTTGCAATATCACTACATGATAACAGCATGTGCTTTgggaaaaaaaccaattagCAAATTTCTTGTCTTAAAGTTAACGGACTTATGATCAATTTGCTTGAAGGTTTGTCAAATGCAATACGGGTCAGAGCTTGTGGTGGATTGGGCTCTGCTACACAAACCATACCCTACACGAAAAGGAATTCCCAAGACAGGGCAACAAAGTGATTGATCCTCACCGCAAACCTCAGAAGCAGGCAAGACTTCCCCACGCCGGAGTCTCCGATGAGCAGGAGCTTGAAGAGGTAGTCACTGCACAATCACCAAAGCACCATATCAAATCATTTATACTCACCACAGCAAGCCAAACTCATGCAACAAACACCTGCGGAAGCACAGAAACGCTCGGGGCGAGAATGAATACACCAGCGCGCGGCTAGAGGTAGCGCAAAAAGCGCCACGCATCCGAGAATCTGCAaccccgacggcggcgtgggggcCAAGCAGGTAACGACTAACGAAAAGCACCCCACGCACAGGGAGGCTAGGCCGCGGAATCCACGGCCCGGGAAGGCGAATCGGCGGCCACCGGAACCTCCCCGCGCCCGTcgacggcgagatcggccgCCTCTCAAGCCcgatcccccccccccccaagcCACGCCCACCGCCGACAGCTACGAcgcaaccaaccaaccaaacacagcCACCGACCCGCAGAAGCAAccgcaaggaggaggaggaggaaactATGAGAAGcaaggggagagagggagggagggagggagcgaCTTACTACTCGGGATTCATGGCGGCGCGGGTCTTTCCTCCGGGGAGGCGGAGCGACGACCGACGGGGAATCTGGGGGGTGGGGATCACGAGTTCACGTCACGAGGAGGGGGGACAGCCAGGGGAGGAGAAGCGaagggggagagggggaaaagaaaagagggtggggggtgagggaggaggggtTGGGGTTTGGGTTGTCGAGTGGGGCACGTCTCGTCTCGTGGCGTCCAGGGCGGCAGCGGACGCGGCCAGCCATGAATGCCGCCGCGACGCGACACGAAACCCCACTCCGCTCCGGCCTCCGGGTCGGTGGTTGCTTGCGTGTTTcggactctctctctctccatgaGCCCCACCCACCTCCCAGAACTCCGTAGATGGGCCAGGCCCATGCTCCTCATGGTAAAGGCCATTGGTTAGAAAGGAAAGGAGTTGAGCCTCCAGAAGAACTGAATTTTTGATGTTTTGGTACTTttagaaaacttattttgtaaataaatctctaaaaaatttattgtatGAATATACCTTTTTGATCATTATGTCATGTTCATGTGGCCAGAGGACGACATCAATATCATTGGGGACGTCCTATACAACGACAGACTAGTGACGTTAGTGCGGTCAAAAAGATTAATTTGTGCAATAAGTTTTTCCAgagatctatttataaaactaGCAAATCTCTCGTGCTTTGCAAcaggattttatattttaaaaatatcattaagtgAGACTAGTTGACACATGTAACCCTtggttaactttttttcttaaaaacagaatacaaataaaaaaagagatattataaattttaaaagcccattaaaaataaaagcctACAAAGCTAATTTAAAAAACCTAACCCTACTCTCACTCTCTCCCCTccatccctccctccctctcctgcggcggcggggcagggGCCGCGGGGCGACCCAACGGCGACGGCCTCGCTCCCTCTCCAACGGCAGTCCTCCTCTCACCTTGTCCgtggggtggcggcggcgggccggtggccagcggcggggtggcgcggcatGAGAGCGCCCCGCTCGGCAACGGCGACAGCGACCcggccacgacggcgacggcgacccgATGACGGGCGACAACGTTGCTCCCTCTCCAACGGCAGTCGTCCTCCCGCCTTGTCCAGACCTATacgggacccacatgtcatccacTCTAGTGGTGGTGACAGATTCATTGCCACTACCACTAGCTTCTTTTACATATGGTATAGataaatttctcaaaaaaaactaaaatgtcaATATTACAGTCTAGAAGAAATCAAAGAAGATTGGTATGTTTTTCAAAATTCTTATTTAGACTATGAGGATCtataaaatccaaaaataCAAACCGCAAGGTAGAAACTAGAAAACCCAGCATTTTAAGATTCTAAGAAAGAAGCTAGGAGTACTTTATTAACAGCTTCTCATAATGCTAAACTAATCGGTAGAGAACCCTTCGACCGTCTGAATTGACCCCAAAATTATTTGAATGTTTTGGAGGCCCTACTAATTAACACAAGTTGAATCTTACAAGGGGTCAAAGCGACGGACATACGGCCAAGGTCAAATGTGTGGGCTATCAGCTATCTGAATGGGCTTATGGGCGTTGATACCCCGTGAAAGTTCTCTGAAAAACATCTGGCACCAGCAGCCACCAACGTTGATATTTCAATTTCTTACTGCGAGACAGTTTTgttccaaaaagaaaattggAATTTACTTGCTTGCTAAGTGAGGGAAACTCTTACATACATATTCcatatgtttcatattatacaCTATTTTAGGTTTAtgctaaatcatttttttcaactttaacaaaaaaaatatagcattaTTTTCAACTCGAAAACTCGATCAAAATCGAATAGTCTTAacttagtgcaaatataaaatattttataatacaaaatggcgaaagtactaattaattaattaattgtagaTTGCTTGCGCTTATATAGTTTAAGCAATGGACATTGATCCTACCGACCGAGACGTCATTGTTCATCGGTGTACGCAAGATTCTCAAAGCTAGGATTAATCAAGCAACGGTATGTACCAACTGTCATTTGGCGATGGTACGTATTACGTTTTAAAATGCATTGGTAGGCCGTTTCCGGAAGAAATAGCCTGACCCATGACCATGTCAATCTCTTGACTTGTAAGATTATTACTAATTACGCTAGctacgcggcggcggtgagctGGAATTGTATTGTCACTTGCTCATTCCAGCAAACCACTTCCATGAGTCATGGCACGTCGTTTTAATTTTTCGACCGCCATGACTACTGTTATGGATTTTCTGTTCTTTTCGGCTTAACCTAGCTAGGGACATCAATATAGCCTCCAATAGATGTGTACACAATACACTATAATTTTAACTAATTGATTGCTTGTACTTTTCAACACTATAAAttctttaataatatatgataGTCATTTCATTGtcattatcttttcatttgGCTTCCCAAACAAAGAGAAACGTGGAATTAAGTACTTTTGTAACTAATACTGGACATtcttttaactatttgtcgcatatgtatgtatgcaatATGCTAACTGATTTTGCAATTGGGTGCTCATCGTAACTAAAATGTGAATTGTGTTGAAAGAGGGGGAGAAAAATGGCAACCCATTCAGTTGCATTAAACAATACTCCCTCCGcctcataacgtaagatgtttgacttttttttacaatgtttgaccattcgtcttattcaaaaaattatgaattatttatttttcttgtgacttactttgttatcaaaagaacattaagcatgacttgtcattttttatatttatactaaatttttgaataagacgaatggtccaacgttgcaaccaaaaaagtcaaacatcttacgttattgaaacagaggtagtataaaGCATGAGTGATTCATCAGGTCTATCTGTACAGCAAACACAAATATATTCACCTTAATATTCATTcatcataaaagaaattttaaatatttttcatgatgaATTTACTCATGTCATTTTCATACGAGAAATcataatattgttttaaattCAAGGTTTGACCAGAACCACAAAATTATAGAAACGCCCGGCTTACCATGGATAGcactttttaattttcaatgttATCTCTACATGCCTAGACATGAAGTATTTCCttctcacaagtcacaacccCCTCACGTTTCTCTCTGTGACGCCATTTCCAAGTCATCTCTTGCTCTTGCATCCTCTCCACGTAGACAACATTTTGATCTAATGTTGCTTAAGATAACtgagattaaaatattatctaatttatGTGGTAGGTATTTCAGGATATACcgagaattttattttagaaagattagggaaaaaactcttatatgacttttttatgaaatatattgtttaggagTTTGAAAAGTGTGCtcgaaaaaaatctaaaatatgtAATTGGATTCAAATCTGGATTTTCGTGTGCATGCTTTAATTTCAAAACTctaaattgtatatttgtacaaaaattttctacataaaaaatattattagcttTTGTAAGGTAAAATTTCACTACGTAGGGTGCGTTCTTTTGGTGACAAAGacagaaagataaaaaattatttgattttgggatagctatttaatggtataaattatggaattaactactataaaattaaaattatactttaaaaatgtgagatgatgaactattcatatttttttaaataaaatgtagtTTGGAAAATGTGCGTGCAAAAACGAAGGAAAAAGTTGATAAAATCTAGTAAAAGAACGCAGTCATAATAGTTATTTagtcatttattattttaaatagttataataaaaatcaaatgccACCCTATCTTCGGAAACGCCGCAAGCTTTTGGTGGGAAGGCATAAACCACCTCATTGTTTCACttaaattaagcataagcgaaacaaacttattaacaattaaaaagatatttataaCTAAACTTTTACgtacatgtttttagcgatctaaaaacaaatataaaaataatctatatgattaaaagtcaaaataaatataagtgaaaatactatggggttgtttagatggggctaaactttttagccttatgtcacatcggatgtttggacactaatttggagtattaaatataaactaataaaaaaataatttcataaatgagtgctaatTCACGAggcgaattttttaagcctaattaattcataattagagtatgtttactgtagcatcacataggttaatcatggattaattaggctcaatagattcgtctcgcaaattagtccaagattatggataggtttaattaatagtctacgtttactatttttaaaagggTCCAAGCATTCGATGGGactaagagcatccctaacaactcatctaaatttagtcatccatattttcatttggatgatcatctaaaacaacttcatcctttatatccctttatactccagcagatcatctatatatgacatcttttatatctatttggaggattggagagaacatctaaatatagagtttctctcctaatatggataacatccaaaaatagatgatgagatagatgttctgctggagcttaatttttactcttcattttctatttataggaTGAAGGATTAGGGTTGAAAGTGATTCGGATAATTTCTGCCCGACCGGATCGTTTTTCGGATTCGGATAGCTTCGGTCGGGTTCCAGAAATTTTCGGATTCGGattcggattttttttttgatacgGAAATGAAAACGGTACGGGTGATATCCGTCGGATAGTATCCGGATTTTTTTCCGGATATCCGGACCTATGCATTAACCATTCAATCAAATCAGCTCGACCTAAAGAAGTCCATCCCAACGGCCAAACTAGTGTTAACCTTAGCTAGTTCTAATTAACTGACTTCAAATAGTCTAGGCATCCATGACCATACAACCGCAAcggatatttctttttatagtattagtaattacttatatttaaaaatattgataagttatatacttatattaaaaaataacaagttatatttcttcCATGATACGTGAAGCT
This is a stretch of genomic DNA from Oryza brachyantha chromosome 1, ObraRS2, whole genome shotgun sequence. It encodes these proteins:
- the LOC102704008 gene encoding ras-related protein RIC1-like; its protein translation is MNPEYDYLFKLLLIGDSGVGKSCLLLRFADDSYLESYISTIGVDFKIRTVEQDGKTIKLQIWDTAGQERFRTITSSYYRGAHGIIVVYDVTDQESFNNVKQWLNEIDRYASENVNKLLVGNKCDLAEKRVVSYEAGKALADEIGIPFLETSAKDATNVEKAFMTMAGEIKNRMASQPATNASKPATVQMRGQPVGQQSNCCS